The DNA segment aaagtgagttgtttttgctgtgctcggagattaggctaaacaggccgaactccgttaacaattttcgggtgtgttttttcctctttatctcttttattattccgctttatttattcaatattatttgtcgggtagctctgttagggttttgttttagtgggaaaattacccgtttttcccaacaggATCTACATATGGACGAGAGGAAAATTATGTTGTTGCACGACCAGTGTTGAATGAAGGGTTGGCAATGGGGAATTGGTGGCTGCTTGAGAAATCCTTTATGTTGTGTAGCTGTACAGATAAGGGCCACCAAATGGAAACTACATATGTGTTAAATCTAGAAGGAATAAGTGTCCCTTTTTTGCTTTAAGTGTTGTAGTAGTTTGGTTGCTAGATCATGTGTTATGTTAAGAAATTTTATCTACAGCAAAGCCAACTTGTGCAATATACTCTGCATATTTCTGCAGTCACAATTCTGCATTCCCTAGGTATTCTTTGTAATGATACTGCTGGGTTAGGTATTCATTAGGTatctaatttattaaaaaatgatgGGATACTCTAAGATTCGATCATCTTCAAAACTTATTTAACCTGATTTTTTTATACGCGTGTATTGATTTAAATTCTTCCCCAACTTTCTTGCTTTATTAACATGTGAAAGGGAAAAGTTGGAGAGTATATTAAAAGTAAactatgaataaaaaaaaaacaaaatgaagaaaaacgtATTAACTGTGACCTACTAACTTAAGAGAACCAAAATTTGTaagaacaaatttttttaataacaaccTGAAGAATATAGGTATTATCTTATTCTATCTTCAGAATAACTTGATGCTGCTGCTTTACAAACATAACTTTAATGGAAAATTAAGACAATAAAAGGCACAACAAATAACACATTACAGCCATCTCCAAGAGATTCTGGAGTTACATCAATTTTATCAAGTTCTTTTGTCGGTAGAAATTTGTTCATTTCACAACCTGAAAGGCTTCAAAGCATGGTTCCCATCAAGCCCCTTGGCAAAATGGTGAGCCATGATCTCTCCTATGGAAGTCTTTCTATACATTGGTGGGTTATTCTCTGATAATAACTCTTTAATTGGACCATAAACCTTTGACATGCCTTTATCTGGATCATGTGAATTTGTAAAGAAGCTAGCTACTGAAACTCTTGGCCCTCCATGGTTTGCTAAGACCCGGTGATAAACACTCACAAAGTTGTCATTTGTCATAAGCTGAAACCAAAGCTAGGAAATCAATAAACATACTCTCACAAACTGTAATTAAGAGGTTCATTGTATTCTAAATCACATCTATAAGTAGAAAATAAAACTTGATATCATCATGGTTTTACCGTGTCTGCATCAActtgattttaatatttcaacTGATACAATTATCTGGCCATATAAACTACTGAAAATGTGAATACTTACTTGTAAAACATCTCCTATGTTTACAACAAGACCTCCATGCACAGGAGGAACGTTTAACCATTGATTCTCATGAAGAATTTGAAGACCACCCAGTTGGTCTTGTAGAAGTATTGTAATGAAGGCAGTATCAGTGTGCTTGGAGGTGCCCAAAGTTAATTCAGGTTGAGGGCAAGGTGGATAGTAATGGCCCTGAATGAAAAGTCCTTCTGCACAATTCAATTCTTCGAGATAAGATGGTTTGAGACCAAGAGCCTCTGACAACAACTCAAAAATTGTACAACCCAGTGCTATTGCTTTCTTGGAATATTCAGTAATTATGTCTCTGCAGGTACATACACAATTTATCAAGAATTCCAAAAGTTCAAGAAAACAATTCTACAAACATGATATCTACAGTTACATGAAACTAAGTTCTCCTTCCAACATATGCGCCAAGATACTTAATTAAgaatacaaagaaaaagggcAACCATTATTACAAAATTATGAAGCACTGAAAAATCTAAAACCCGGATTAATTCATTACCCAAATACTGCAGGCAACTCCTCTGGTTTGGGTGGATTGGGAGCCATAGAACATCCAACTGTATCTCTCCAGTTAGCAAATTTGTCTTTGTACAGGTTAGTATTGGAGCAATAAAGAATTTTGCTCTTCAAATCTCGAGAGAAAAACTGTTTCCTTACATCAGCATCTTGTTCATGAAACCTTCTGATTCCATCAATCATGTCATCCATAACAGGAATTGGAATTCCATGATTGATCACTTGGAAAAATCCCCACTCCTGGCATGCACTACGAATTTTTGTGACAGCTTCTTTTCGCAGAGCAGGGTTGTTGTGTATGCTTTCAAGGTCTATGACAGGAACACTCAACTTTGAGTCACTACCTGTGTTTTCAGTTATATCAATACCAGAATGGAACATACGAGGGATCCTTTTTACCCCAGAATCTACAAGACCTTTAACACCACTTTTTGTCTCATCAAATGCTTTTATTTCAGCTTTTCTATCATAACTGGAATCCATGGCTTCTTCTATCTGGTTTGTGCTTTTCACCTCCATTctgataagaaaaacaaaagaaacacaGTATTTTAAGGTCAACCCAAATTCCAAATACCCCTTAGGGAAACaaactaataatataataaatggcAGTTTTTCTTGTACCACACGCTATCCAATATATAAACATGTTCTATTTAATATAAACATGTTCTATGTATCAAAAAGTCTAACAAGTAAATAAAGAATATCTAGATTTGGGGCAGAATAAAACGTGATGTTTTATTGCGGCTTATAACGTCCCACGTCAAAGAACTGTCACAGTACCTTCTTTATCTTACATATAATAAGTCTTTCAagattacatttttttttttctaggttacttttttatagattttacaataattttttataataaaaaaacttaacatgtaattttttgttaaaattttacattgtaaatgaaaattaaactttaaatttagagttttactctcttttttataTCAGTTATCTTAATAAATAATGTTGCTTATATAAATGACATAAATATAGGTTACTTATTGTAGACATAATATACTTTTGTATAGTTTTACTTTTCTACATTCAGCATGATAAGATTTGACAACACATTGCCATGAGTGGAGCC comes from the Phaseolus vulgaris cultivar G19833 chromosome 8, P. vulgaris v2.0, whole genome shotgun sequence genome and includes:
- the LOC137826443 gene encoding 1-aminocyclopropane-1-carboxylate oxidase homolog 1-like, encoding MEVKSTNQIEEAMDSSYDRKAEIKAFDETKSGVKGLVDSGVKRIPRMFHSGIDITENTGSDSKLSVPVIDLESIHNNPALRKEAVTKIRSACQEWGFFQVINHGIPIPVMDDMIDGIRRFHEQDADVRKQFFSRDLKSKILYCSNTNLYKDKFANWRDTVGCSMAPNPPKPEELPAVFGDIITEYSKKAIALGCTIFELLSEALGLKPSYLEELNCAEGLFIQGHYYPPCPQPELTLGTSKHTDTAFITILLQDQLGGLQILHENQWLNVPPVHGGLVVNIGDVLQLMTNDNFVSVYHRVLANHGGPRVSVASFFTNSHDPDKGMSKVYGPIKELLSENNPPMYRKTSIGEIMAHHFAKGLDGNHALKPFRL